Below is a window of Spirochaetota bacterium DNA.
GCCTGACGACGGCGCTGTCGTCGACGATAAGAACACGGATCTTTTTCTCCATACACGAATCCTTCCGCTGTCAGTCTATCACGACCTTGCTTTCTGCGAGCTCGCGGGCGCCCTTTGAGAGCATTTTCACGAAGGCATCGCCGGTAGCGGCATCAAGTATCACCTTGCGTCCCTGCGTGCCGCCGAGGTCGCGCGCACGTACCGGCATCATCTCCCGGGCGATTATTATCTCAAAAACTTCGGCGTTGCGCTTCCCCACCGAGACGGTGCCGGAATTCCTGCCCATGGTGCTTGCGCCGCCGAACACCTTGATCTCGATATCGTCGTTCGAGAGTCCGGCGTTCTTGAATTTTTCGAGCATCATATAAAAAAGGAAGGTGACGCAATTCGCCTGATGCGCCCCGCCGTAATTGGTGCTTGCATGATGATTGCAGTGCGGAAGCATGGCATGGAGCATGCCTGCCATCGGTGTGTTCTTCGCGTACATGCATATTGCAAGACAGGATCCGACGACGGTCACTATCTTTTCAGGCTTGTCGGTAACGTGGTACTCGCCGATACCGATGTATCGGGTCGGAGTGCCGTCGATCGATCTGAATTCGTTCATAGCTGCACCTTCTGGTAAACGGTAGAGACGACCGCTTTCATTATCGGGTGTGGGCCGAGTATCGTTTCCGAGTGTCCGAGAATGAGATATCCGCCCGGGCGCAGATTTTCCGCGAGTCGTGCAATGATACGCCCCTGATTTTCCTTGTCGAAATAGATGAGCACATTGCGGCAGAAAATGATGTCCATGAGCGACCCAACGGCATACTCCTCGTCCATGAGATTGATGGCGCGGAAGCGCACCTGCGCGCGCAGCACCGGGGCGATGCGCACCAAGTGGGACTTGTCGCCGCTGCCCCTGAAGAGATACGCCTTGCGGAACATCTCGGGAATCGGCTTCGTCAGATGTTCATGATACACTGCGCGCAATGCTTTGGCAAGCGCCGGTTCGGAGATGTCGCTGCCGAGTATCGTGTAGCGGTATGCCGGGAGCGATTTTCCGTAATCGTCAAGGACCATGGCGAGTGTATAGGGCTCCTCGCCCGTGGAACAGGCGGCGCTCCACAGATCGAGCGGACGGTTCACGCCGATTCCACGCGCTGCGAATTCCGGCAATATCTTCGAGCGAAGCGTTTCATAATGGGATGGTTCGCGGAAAAAATCAGTTTTATGC
It encodes the following:
- a CDS encoding chemotaxis protein CheD, with protein sequence MNEFRSIDGTPTRYIGIGEYHVTDKPEKIVTVVGSCLAICMYAKNTPMAGMLHAMLPHCNHHASTNYGGAHQANCVTFLFYMMLEKFKNAGLSNDDIEIKVFGGASTMGRNSGTVSVGKRNAEVFEIIIAREMMPVRARDLGGTQGRKVILDAATGDAFVKMLSKGARELAESKVVID
- a CDS encoding CheR family methyltransferase, whose amino-acid sequence is MESGITQIKMSEEVRGRFAAFIETEFGIKMPAIKKTLLEGRLAKRLRALSFSSFDEYCDYLFSASGHEKELPYFSDLVSTHKTDFFREPSHYETLRSKILPEFAARGIGVNRPLDLWSAACSTGEEPYTLAMVLDDYGKSLPAYRYTILGSDISEPALAKALRAVYHEHLTKPIPEMFRKAYLFRGSGDKSHLVRIAPVLRAQVRFRAINLMDEEYAVGSLMDIIFCRNVLIYFDKENQGRIIARLAENLRPGGYLILGHSETILGPHPIMKAVVSTVYQKVQL